The Brevinematales bacterium genome includes a region encoding these proteins:
- a CDS encoding diacylglycerol kinase family lipid kinase, producing MRKRKLTPHRYKKYLLIYNPRSGQGRYRQYIDETARYFRERGLELELRCTEEPGHATVIAREACASDTDVIIGAGGDGTINEVLNGMIGGDKTLAVLPWGTGNVFAAEMNIPAHPRQACKVITDGYSARLDAGRISVSSSPDNRHFLLMCGAGFDAYSIKKVEQLNIKRVIGKLAYAIGSIHAFSRYGFPEIEVELDNGRRDRGTFVLVSNTSRYGVYFTISPRAIPLDGLLDVYVFKEAGRWNFIKLVAQVLMTAFMPRTRRRKIFFKKQAFYRAKSVKLTSAHNVPTQIDGELFHPLPAVIEAAPSAINVILPKRVLMRMRKYI from the coding sequence ATGCGGAAAAGAAAACTGACTCCCCATCGCTACAAAAAATACCTGCTGATCTACAACCCCCGTTCCGGGCAGGGGCGATACCGTCAATATATCGACGAGACCGCCCGTTACTTCCGCGAGCGCGGATTGGAGCTGGAACTTCGCTGCACCGAGGAGCCGGGGCACGCCACTGTTATCGCGCGCGAGGCCTGCGCGTCCGACACGGATGTAATCATCGGGGCGGGCGGCGACGGCACGATTAACGAGGTGCTGAACGGGATGATCGGCGGCGATAAGACCCTCGCGGTGCTCCCGTGGGGCACCGGTAACGTATTCGCCGCGGAGATGAATATCCCCGCGCACCCGCGTCAGGCGTGCAAGGTGATTACCGACGGGTATTCCGCGCGGTTGGACGCCGGGCGTATCAGTGTATCGTCCTCGCCCGATAACCGCCACTTCCTGCTGATGTGCGGCGCGGGGTTCGACGCATACTCGATCAAGAAGGTCGAACAGTTGAATATCAAGCGGGTGATCGGCAAGCTCGCCTATGCGATCGGGAGTATCCACGCGTTCTCGCGGTACGGTTTCCCGGAGATCGAAGTCGAACTGGATAACGGCAGGCGCGACCGGGGCACATTCGTCCTTGTGTCGAACACCAGCCGCTACGGCGTTTATTTCACGATCTCCCCGCGCGCGATCCCGCTGGACGGCCTTCTCGACGTGTATGTGTTCAAGGAGGCGGGGCGTTGGAATTTTATTAAACTCGTCGCGCAGGTTCTGATGACCGCGTTCATGCCGCGCACGAGGAGAAGGAAAATTTTCTTCAAGAAGCAGGCGTTCTACCGCGCGAAATCGGTGAAACTCACGTCCGCGCATAACGTACCGACCCAGATCGACGGCGAACTATTCCACCCGCTTCCCGCAGTGATAGAGGCGGCGCCGTCCGCGATTAATGTGATATTGCCGAAGCGCGTGCTGATGAGGATGAGGAAGTATATATAG
- a CDS encoding SH3 domain-containing protein: MKRSIFLILVFFVAAGVWAGTAPKKFKKVVMKPVDQSSKDASLKKYIVSLKTIVKNKDLKGLKAATSPDFAYCFDSEVGFSILVDNWNLKSDPKNAKFWKLMEFLVNNGGTYQDGGYSIPYWYGSLQYPDDDEGGSVYYILAGQNVNIRKEPSSKSAVVAKLSYETVLYLESSDVTENIGGEEYPWIKVRLSDGKEGYVFEKYLYGMYSYRATFEKVGGQWKMSAMAAGD; encoded by the coding sequence ATGAAAAGGTCGATTTTTCTGATTCTGGTCTTTTTTGTCGCGGCTGGGGTCTGGGCCGGCACAGCCCCGAAGAAGTTCAAGAAAGTTGTGATGAAACCGGTGGATCAGTCGTCGAAAGATGCATCGTTAAAAAAGTATATCGTCAGCCTGAAAACGATCGTGAAAAACAAAGACCTAAAGGGGCTGAAGGCCGCCACATCCCCGGATTTTGCTTACTGCTTCGATTCTGAGGTCGGGTTTAGTATATTGGTTGATAACTGGAACCTCAAGTCCGATCCGAAAAACGCGAAGTTCTGGAAACTGATGGAGTTCCTGGTGAATAACGGCGGGACCTATCAGGACGGGGGTTATTCCATCCCGTACTGGTACGGGAGTCTGCAATATCCCGACGATGACGAGGGTGGGTCTGTCTATTATATCCTCGCGGGACAGAACGTGAATATCCGCAAAGAACCTTCCTCCAAGAGCGCCGTAGTCGCCAAGCTTTCCTATGAGACGGTGCTTTATCTCGAATCCTCCGATGTTACCGAGAATATCGGCGGTGAGGAATACCCGTGGATCAAGGTACGATTGTCCGACGGGAAAGAGGGATATGTTTTCGAGAAATACCTATATGGGATGTACAGCTACCGGGCGACATTTGAGAAAGTGGGCGGTCAGTGGAAGATGTCCGCGATGGCTGCGGGCGACTGA
- a CDS encoding 2-isopropylmalate synthase → MEFDLHKNLVRDTKTNRLRAEADTYHLVDVTEGQYYRNIFPYTDIPKTPFNNRAVPMETPKEVWITDTTFRDGQQSRPPYTPDQIVSIYKLLNKLGGPNGMIRQTEFFLYSKKDREAFEKCLALDYKFPEITSWVRASKSDFELVKQVGIKETGILMSVSDYHIFKKMKKTRSQIMDMYLGIAKDALSIGVIPRCHFEDITRSDFYGFVVPFTRELMELSEDAGIPIKIRACDTLGLGVTYPGTSLPRCVQGIIYSLKEYAGVPSAQLEWHGHNDFHKGLVAAATAWLYGCCAVNASLLGIGERTGNTPLEAMCIEYVQLFGDANGMNLEAITEIRDYMEKETGTIIPPNMPFVGKDFNTTRAGIHADGLLKDEEIYNIFDTKKILNRPLEVMITDKSGLAGIAAWINVNFNLDKASEIKKDEPGVAKISDWVQVEYDNGRVTAISDDELLEQVKMHLPALYKAKVGTCNILTIKR, encoded by the coding sequence ATGGAATTCGACCTGCACAAAAACCTTGTCAGAGATACAAAGACCAACCGTTTACGAGCGGAAGCGGACACCTACCATCTGGTGGATGTGACCGAGGGACAGTACTACCGGAACATCTTCCCGTATACCGATATCCCGAAGACCCCGTTCAATAACCGCGCCGTCCCGATGGAGACCCCGAAAGAGGTATGGATCACCGATACGACATTCCGCGACGGACAGCAGTCACGCCCGCCTTATACTCCCGACCAGATCGTCAGTATCTATAAGCTCCTTAACAAGCTCGGCGGCCCTAACGGGATGATTCGCCAGACGGAGTTTTTCCTCTACAGCAAAAAAGACCGCGAGGCGTTCGAAAAATGTCTGGCGCTGGATTATAAATTTCCCGAGATTACCTCATGGGTACGCGCTAGCAAGTCCGACTTCGAGCTCGTAAAACAGGTCGGTATCAAGGAAACCGGCATCCTGATGTCGGTCTCTGATTACCATATATTCAAAAAGATGAAAAAGACCCGCAGCCAGATTATGGATATGTACCTCGGGATCGCGAAGGACGCGCTGAGTATCGGGGTCATCCCGCGCTGTCACTTCGAGGATATTACGCGGTCGGACTTCTACGGTTTCGTCGTACCGTTCACCCGCGAGCTGATGGAACTTTCCGAGGATGCGGGTATCCCGATAAAAATCCGCGCCTGCGACACCCTCGGCCTCGGGGTTACCTATCCGGGCACGTCGCTTCCGCGTTGCGTGCAGGGTATTATTTACTCGCTCAAGGAATACGCCGGAGTCCCGTCCGCCCAGCTCGAATGGCACGGGCATAACGATTTCCATAAGGGTCTGGTCGCGGCCGCTACAGCGTGGCTCTACGGGTGCTGCGCCGTCAATGCATCTCTTCTGGGTATCGGCGAACGTACCGGCAATACCCCGCTCGAGGCGATGTGTATCGAGTATGTCCAGTTGTTCGGGGACGCCAACGGGATGAACCTCGAGGCTATCACCGAGATCAGGGATTATATGGAGAAGGAGACCGGAACGATCATTCCCCCGAATATGCCGTTTGTCGGGAAGGACTTCAACACCACCCGCGCGGGCATTCATGCAGACGGGCTCCTGAAGGACGAGGAAATCTATAATATATTCGACACAAAAAAAATACTGAACCGCCCGCTCGAGGTAATGATTACCGATAAATCCGGGCTCGCCGGGATTGCGGCATGGATAAACGTCAACTTCAATCTCGATAAAGCGTCCGAGATCAAGAAGGACGAGCCCGGGGTAGCGAAAATCAGCGACTGGGTGCAGGTCGAGTACGATAACGGGCGTGTGACCGCGATATCGGACGACGAACTGCTGGAGCAGGTAAAAATGCACCTGCCCGCGCTCTATAAGGCGAAGGTGGGAACCTGCAATATCCTGACGATAAAGCGGTAA
- a CDS encoding SH3 domain-containing protein, with the protein MITVNTLKKIVKNKDLYGLSLFCSTNIRFSFGNPRGWEGFVKDWHLDDHPEKSKLWQTLEFALNNGGTYDTEKQIYTAPYWFDSMEMPDELNDERDYTSYQLIAGKNVNIRHSPSPDSEVIAQLSYEVVYIIEETKIEEKVSGENYPWVKIKMADGNEGYVFGKYLYHPLDYRALFKIEDNIWKMTAFVAGD; encoded by the coding sequence ATGATTACTGTCAACACGTTAAAAAAGATCGTAAAGAATAAAGATTTATATGGATTATCCTTATTCTGTTCTACAAATATTCGTTTCAGTTTCGGAAATCCGCGCGGGTGGGAGGGTTTTGTTAAAGATTGGCATCTGGACGACCATCCGGAAAAATCGAAACTTTGGCAGACACTCGAATTCGCGTTGAATAACGGCGGTACATATGATACTGAAAAACAAATATATACCGCTCCTTATTGGTTCGATAGCATGGAAATGCCGGACGAATTAAACGATGAACGCGATTATACGAGTTATCAATTGATCGCAGGGAAAAATGTCAATATCCGGCATAGTCCTTCTCCGGATTCCGAAGTGATAGCGCAATTAAGTTATGAGGTCGTGTATATCATTGAAGAAACGAAAATTGAAGAAAAGGTATCCGGTGAAAATTATCCATGGGTAAAAATAAAAATGGCGGATGGAAATGAAGGGTATGTTTTTGGAAAATATCTATACCATCCCCTCGATTATCGCGCTTTGTTCAAGATAGAAGACAACATCTGGAAGATGACCGCATTTGTCGCAGGAGATTAA
- a CDS encoding acyl carrier protein has protein sequence MGGNPDEVKAIIASKLGVDVSKVQDGVTLADLGANKLTLVELGAELEERYRLDCPPEIAVGFQTVGDVFEFVR, from the coding sequence ATGGGAGGGAATCCCGACGAAGTGAAGGCGATTATCGCAAGTAAATTGGGGGTCGATGTCTCGAAAGTACAGGATGGCGTAACTCTTGCCGATCTCGGGGCGAATAAGTTGACGCTCGTGGAATTGGGCGCCGAACTTGAGGAACGATATAGATTGGACTGCCCTCCCGAAATCGCGGTCGGGTTCCAGACGGTGGGGGACGTGTTCGAATTTGTCAGGTGA
- a CDS encoding ACT domain-containing protein gives MIKQVSVFMENKVGRLFHIAKTLGNNKINIRALSLADTSDFGILRLIVDDPDQAIAVLKAESYTVSPTNVMAIEVEDHPGGLSDILGLFDKNGINIEYMYALPKRTGGKAVMIFRFDDDSIEKKLDAAGIKPLRAEDVKTI, from the coding sequence ATGATTAAGCAGGTTTCCGTATTCATGGAAAATAAGGTTGGAAGACTTTTTCATATCGCGAAAACATTGGGGAATAACAAGATCAATATCCGGGCGCTTTCTCTGGCGGATACGTCCGATTTCGGGATCCTGCGCCTGATAGTGGACGATCCCGATCAGGCGATCGCCGTCCTGAAGGCCGAAAGCTACACGGTATCGCCCACCAACGTGATGGCGATAGAAGTGGAAGACCATCCGGGCGGGCTTTCGGATATACTGGGACTGTTCGATAAGAACGGGATCAATATCGAATATATGTACGCGTTACCGAAACGCACGGGCGGGAAGGCAGTGATGATATTCCGTTTCGACGACGATTCGATAGAAAAGAAACTGGACGCCGCGGGGATAAAACCGCTTCGCGCGGAGGATGTAAAAACGATATAA